Within the Methylobacterium oryzae genome, the region GCGCAAGCTCCGGGGCAGCCAGATCAACAAGCATCCCACGAAGGAGCAGAGCGCTCGGCTCAAGCCCTTGGAGATCGAGCTGCCGGTGTTCTCGGCGACGCAGCTGCAGAACGAGGTCGGGCTGTTCTTCCCCAACACCCCACGCGAGGTGGTGAAGGCCGTGCTGCATTATGCCGGCACGGCCTACCGCCTCGACTGGCCGCCGACCCGCTGGCAGCGGCAGAGCCGGGGCTACGTCCCGGCGCCCTGGACGCTCGGACCGCTCAGGCCCGCCGTCGCTGCGACCGCGCCTCCGGAGCCAGAAACCCGAGCTGCTCGCGGATGACCGCCGCCTTGCGGGCCCAGTCTGCGGCCTCGCAGACCGGGAAGCTCAGGAGTGGGCCGCGGAGCGCCAGGAGCTTAGCGCTCCGCCGCGCCGCCCAGGGCTCGGCCGGATCGGTGCACCACGTGTAGGTAATCTCCAGCAGGTCGCCGTCGGCGCTCATCTCTCCGGCCGCCTCGATCAGGCTCAACCATACGGTCTCCGAGAACTGGCTGAAGAAGAAGCGCTCCTGGATCGGGGTCGGTTCGTCCAGGAGATCGAGCAGCCACTGGGCTCGGTCGTAATCGAGATAGGCGTGGCCGGTGCGCTTGAGCCTGCCGATCCACGCGGCGAGGTCCCGGTCGGGCTCGGGGTCATCCAACGGCAGATCGTGGTCCAGGGTCGAGCCGTGCAGGGCGGCCCCGAGCCACAGTTCCGGGGTGAAGTCGCCGGTGATCTGGTCGCGCGTGACCCAGCCGCCATGCGCCTCGGACAGGCGCTGGGCCAGGGTCTCGGCGGCGCGCTCGTAAAAGACCGGCACCGTGGCGGTTCGGTAGGGTTTGGGGATGACCGGCGCGCCGACCGGCTGCGGGTGGACGGCGAGCTCACGCCTCAGGGCATGGCCCGCCACCGGGCTGGCGCCGCAGGCGCCGGCCTCCCAGGCGGCCTTGCGCAGGGCGATGAGCATCTGGCTGAACCACGTCGCCACCAGGCTGGGGCTCACCGGGGGGATTGCCTCTCCGCGTGCGAGGCGCTCGGCGTGATCCCTCGGCCAGTCGCGGCGATGGTCGAACACGATGGCCGCGTCCCGGACCTCGCGCGCGATCTGGGCCGCGATCGCCTCGGGCGTCCGGCCGAACAGCGCCCGGCAGGTCTCGACCCGCTGGGCGGCCTCGTAGGCGCTGCGCGGCGCGACCGTCTCGGCCAGGTGGATGCGCTGCTCGCCGCTCACCCCCATGCAGCCGAGCAGCAGGCCGGCATGTTCGACCAGCGCGATCGGGATCTGGCGGTCGCCCCGGCGCCCGTTCAGGCTGCCGAGCAGGGCGCCGAGCTGCAGGCCGATCTCGGCCTCGACGATCTCCGCATGATCGGGCGTGGCCGGCTCGGCGGCAGCCTCCCAGAGGCCGAGATCGGCGCCGGCCACGCGCAGCATCTCCCAAAACACGAACACGCTCAGGTCGAGGGCGTCGCGCTGCTGGCGGTCGAACAGCACCTGGAACTGGCCGCGGTCGTCGGTCCGGCGCCCTTCGAGGTCGCAGACATGGCCCTGCATGAGGAACAGCCGCTCCATCTCCGGAAACAGCGACAGGCGGCGGTAGCGCAGCGTCCGGGGGGAGAGCTCCTGAACGTCGAACCTGCGGCCAGGAAAGCGCATGGCGTACGCGGCCCGGAGCTGGTCGAGCTGGCCCTCCCCCCAGGCCCGGTCGGCATCGATGTAGATCGAGGCGCCGTAGTCGGGGTTGCTCGGGAACAGCTCGCGGATGCCGTCATCGACGGCCTCGGCGAGGGGGTCGAACTCGTCCTCGCGCGGGGGGCTGAGATGGGCGAGGTCGGACAGAGGCATGATCGGGCTCCGGGGTGGTTCAGCGGATCTGGTTGAGGCGCGCGCGGGCGGCGGCGATCTCGTCGACCGAGACGTCCTTGTCGTCGGCGATCGGGGATTGGCGCAGTGGAGGCGGCGGCGTGGCGACAGATCCGCCTGCACGCGGAGCGTGGGCGGCTTCCGGGCTGGGGGGGGCCGTTCGCTTGGGGGGTGTGGGCCTGCGCGGCGGTCGTACGCGAAGGCGTTGGCCTGTCGCCGCCGCCTGAACGGTCGCCGCAGCATCGCCGGGCGGATCCCGGGCGAGGCGGTCCGCGCAGACGCGTAGATGATCGGCGCTGTAGGGCCGTCCGTTCGCGCGCTGGACGCCGGCACGCAGCAGGATCTGGGCGAGGCTGTGCCAGGTCAGGCCCCGCGCGCGCAGGGCATCGAGGTCGTGCCGGTGTGCCCGCAGGACACGCTGGAAAGGGACGCGCTCGCCCCCGAGGCTGAGGGCCCGCGCGACCTCTTCGGCCCAGGCGTATGGGTCGAGATCGCTCATGATGCGGAGCCTAGCGGTCCCGGGTTGCCCGGCCGCCAAGCAGAACCGAACAAATGCGAGCACTTCCGAACGGTTCGTAAAGGCTCCTAAAGGCTCGAAAATGTTCTCTGCACACCTGTGCACCCTGGTGCGAAGGGAGCTCGAGCCTGCGCAGGTCGGCCGAGACATGTGGTGGTCATCGCGGCGCCGAGGAAACGCAGGTGATCGGCCTCCTCTCATCCCGCCGACGGCTGGCCTCGATGGGGATCTCTATCCGGATGCCCTGACCGTCTGTGAGGTGCTGGCGCAGCTCGGTCTTCTCCATGGCCAGGGCCAATAGCGAGGCTGGCAGGCCATCGCCGATCGCGCTGCCTTCGATTCTGGAGCTGCGCATCCGACTGAGCCGCCCATCTGTGGCGACATGGATGGGCTTGCCGGCAGATTCGCACGGCCATGACAGATCGATCAGCGGGTGCCGGTGAGCCGCCGGTTCGGTGATGGTGAAGGGCCGTTCGTCAGACCGTCCGGGCTCAGACCCTCAGCGCATGGCTCTGGCCTTTCCACCACCCTGTCGGATTCTCGACGGTGCCGCACGATCGAGGTCGCCCGCTGCCCTCCGGCAGCCTTTTGACGGCTGGGTTATCCTCGAATCTAACGGGTTTAGAACTTGAGTATGCGTGCGCTTTGGGGATTTGCACCCTCCCCCCTCGGCACCAGCTACCTGCTGAGGTAGGTGCGCGGGATGGGTCTTGCGGGCGAGGCGCAGCCAGGCGGTCCACTCGGGCGCGACGATGCGGACGATGTTGGTGTCGTTGCGAAAGCCGGTGATGCGCCGTTCCTCGACGGTGACCAGCCCGAGCTTCCCGGCCTCGCGGATGGCGTTGCGCACGGTGGTCTCGGCCACGCCGACGATCGCCGCGAGGTGGCCGACGGCGAGGCGGCAATCGCCTCGGCGGGTGCTCTCGGCCGCCACCAGCGCCAGCACCGCCTGCTCGGCCAGGGTGAACCGCGCCGCCAAACCCGGCGGCAGCCGCCCGGAGGCTGCCCAGCGGCGGCGACGCTCCATCGAGGCATCCGTGCGCGGGCGTGAGCCCACAGACCGCCTGGCGCTTCCTGGGAGAACCTGAGGGGTATCGCCAGCCTCGACCGGCTGCGGCTCTGCCGGGCTCGGCGGCTGCCCGAAACGGGCCGGCTTCCCGGTGAGCGTGCGCGCCTCGATCAGCGCGGACAGGCGTTCGGCCTCGGCCTCGGTGATGTGTCCGTCCCCGAACGCGCGCCACAGCTGCGCCGTCACCTGAGGCAGTGTGATTCGGCTCGCCGCCTCGATGGCGCGGCGGATCTCGTCTGCAAACATCCCTTCTCGGCCCTCGTAGGGCCACGACAGGTCGTTCCGGGCCGCCGGTTAGGGCGTCCGGTCCACAGGCAAAGCCTCACCGTCGCGAAAGTTGGCGCTTTCGCTTGACGCCCGGGGGCATCTCATGGCTTGTGGGGATTGGAAACGGGCCCCACAGGCCATCACAGTTTTGACGGCCCTCCAGTTTGGCGACTGGGGGGCCGTTGGCTTTTCAGGGGTCGACTTGCGGCGGCGGTGTCTCCTGATGCTTCCGGCGACTCGCGCGAGGCGATGCGTAGCCGGACATCGCATGTCGGCTGGCACGCACGGCTAAGTCAACGTTGAGGCCTCGTCCGGATCGCTGAACGTGGTGGGGAGGCCAGAGAGCCAATCGCCGCCGCCACAGCGCTGAAGGGCGATCTTGGAACCAGCCGCATCGGCCCTGCTGGTTTCGTAGGCCGTTTGAGAGATGCCGGGCCAACGCAGTCCTGCAGCGCTGCCCCTCCCCTACAGCGCGAACCGCCTCACGCTGCGGCCATGGATGATGGCCAGGATCAGGACGCCACCAGTCACCACCTCGTACAGGATGACGTGGGAGGCATGCTCATGCCGGTGCACGCCCGGGCGGATCGCGTCGGCCTTGCGGCCCATTCCAGGATTGTCGGCGAGGAGCTGGAATGCCCGCTCCAGACCGGCGGCGTAAGCTTCGGCTTGGTGGACACCGAACTGCCGGTAGCCGTGAACGGCGATGTCGAACAGGTCCGCCTCGGCTTTCCACGTGAGAGTGTAGTCACTCATCCAGCGGCTGAGCGGCCTGCGCGTGCTTCTTCGCCCGGGCGAGGATCTCGGGGACCTTGCGCCCACTCGGTCCGCTGGCGCGAGCGTCATCCACGATCTGGCGCAGATCCTCGAGCGTCAGTTCTGGACGGGCACGCCGCTCCCGATCGCGGCGGACGAGATCGCGGACATAGTCGCTCGTGCTCGCATAATCGCCTTGCTTGATCTGCGCCTCGATCCACTCCTTCATCGGGTCGGGCAGAGAGATGGTCATGGTCGCCATGGGGCCCCCGTCGTCGACCTGAGCATACCCAGGATAAGCGTTTTTCACAAAAATTCTTATACGACCTAGAGGGTCGGTCGGCCTGATGCTTGACGGGCACTTCCTCAGCCCATCGGAATGGCATCGCGCTGTCGAGCCGACACGTTGACGTGTCAACAACCTGACGTGTCAACAACCTGACGGGTCAACGACAAAACGGGTTGCGCCGACACCGCGTTTTGGTGATGTCCTGTTAACAAGCTGTCGCGATGCTACGTCAGCCCGTCAGCCCGTCACACTGTCAGAAGGTCAACGCGATGCGTACGCTCGCCCTGGTTTCACAAAAAGGAGGGGCCGGGAAAACGACACTTGCCCTACACCTTGCGGTAGCGGCACACCGTGCTGGGCTTCAGGTTGCCATTGCGGACCTCGATCCCCAGTCATCGGCTTGGAAGTGGTCCGAGCGGCGGAAAGATCACCCCGAAGCGGTGGTCACGTCGGCCGAGCAGCTCGATCACGTAAAGGCTCAGGCTGCCGGCGGCGGCTTAGATTTGCTGCTCATCGACTCCGCGCCGCATGCGGACCGGCCGGCTCTCGTGGCGTGTAAGGCCGCCGATTTGATCCTTATACCGTGTCGCGCTTCGATCCTCGACATCGATGCGATCGGACAGACACACGACCTCACAACCATCGCGCGCAAGCCATCTTGGGTGGTCTTCAACGCGTGCAATACGTCAACCGAATTCGACTTGGAGGAAGCGCGTGCCGGTCTGCGCGAGCGCGACATCCCAGTTTATTCCGGTGCGATCTATCAGCGCGTCTCATACTCGCGCGGCTTCATCCCTGGCAGGACGGCCCAGGAGATCGAACCAGCGGGCAGGGCAGCCTCTGAAATTGATGAGCTGTTCCGATGGACGGCCAATCTGATGGGGCTGCCTCTTCCGCAGACCGGCGTTGAGGCTGCCTGATGAACGCTGCGCCCCGTTTCAGCCTCCGAGCAGCCGTTACCGACAGTGTCTCTACTGGACGCCGTGATGAGCCGCCAGCAGCCATAGAACCAGAGCCCGCCGCTGAGCCTGTGCAGACCGAGGTTTCGCCTCGGCGCGCCACCAAAAATACCAAGGACACGAAGACCCCTCGCCCGGCCACGCGGCAAGGTGCGCGTGGGATCACCGTCTGGGTCGAGCCCGAAATCTATCGCATGATCAAACTCGTGGGTCTCGACGCCGACATGACGACCCAAGACGTGATGATGGAAGCGATCAACGATCTCCTGGTGAAGAAGGGCAAAGGACGCATCGTGAAAACGCGCTGACACCACAACGAGTTGTCCTGATGACGCGTCAGCGCGCTGAATTGTTGACACGCTGACATCTCGCCTGTGATGGGCTTGCCACAAACTGGGCTGCGGCTGGCAGAAGCGCGTTTGCCGCCCCACGTTGGCCGCCTAGCTTCCGATACCGTCTGCTTACCGGAAGCCAGGAAGAGGCCCTTATTGAGGGCCGAAAAATCATCCGCGGGGGAGAGGACGGCGCAGGCCGCGGAGGCGCTCCATAATCTTCGACGTGCCAGGCAGCGCGCCCCATCGATACCCAGTCGGCATCACCGTGAGGCGGGTCCGCGAGCAAAGCTTAGGGGCCGACCGGCCACACCTGCGTGCCGAACAGCGGGGCCGGGTACAGTCCGATTACGGGGCGTTGGGCGAGATGCCAGGCCGTTCGCGTTCGGGCACTGGCAAGGTAGCGCCGGACATCTCCTGCACCACTCTCGCCGGCTTCTGCCTCAATGGAGCGGCCGAGAACGTCGATCCGGCGCCCGGCGTAGCCCGCATCGTCGGGGTGGTTGCCGAGCGCCGAGGGGCCGAAGTCGCACGTCTTCCGCCAGCGGACAGGGAAGCGGCCGCCCGGATGCGGCCGGAAGAAACCCCACACGTCGAGATCTTTCACCCCGTGTCGGCCGTCCACCCGGTGCTGCGCCGCGCCTTGACAGAGGGCGAGCATCAGGAGCCGGCCCCGGTAGCGGCCGGATGTGTCCGGGCGGCGGTCAAACAGCCCTTCGAACACGAGAAGCACGAGCTGAGCGAGGCGTTGCAGGTGCTCATCGGTGATGGGCTCATAACAGCGCGAGGCACCGTCACACGGCATCGCATTGTTCCAGCGTTACATCCGGACTCAGGAGATAGAATTGGCCTCCCCCTCGACAACCCTAGCTTAAGCGTCGCATCCTCCGACCAACAATCGGAGGATCGCAGTGGCTCGGAGTTTCATCAGCACCCTCAATAAGATGGCGAGGGAAGCTGATCGTGCCCGCAGGAACCAAGAACGCGCTGAGGCGCGCTATGCTCGCGCAGCTGCGCAGGAAGCGCGGTTACAGGAACGCGCGGCCGCTCAGACGGCTCGACAGTTGGATAAGCTGGAGCGCCAAGCATACCTCGAAGCGCGCCATGAAGAGGCGCAGTCGGAGAACGATCTGCTAGCTCATCAGATTGAGGAGCTGAACGGTATTTTGCGCGCTGCACTGTCGACCGATCTGACAGTGGACTTCGACGCCCTGTTGAAGCACGTCTCGGATAGAGATCTCGACAGCGATCTATCGCTCAGGCTCACTCCAGTACCACCCTTGGATACGTTGCTACCCGCACCGCTTGGTTTCTTTGGGCGGCTGATACCAGGTGCGCGGACCCGTCATCGACGTTTGTCAGAGCAGGCTCAGACGTCCCACGAGGCGCTTTTGGCTGATTTGGACGCTGTCAGACAGCGGCGCGCCACTGCGCTGGCTGACCTGCAGGCCAAGGCGGAACGTCACAACACCGAGATCACGGCGTTGCGAGATGCCTATCAAGCAGGGGATGCAGAGGCAGTCGTCTCCTACTTCGAAGCCGTGTTCCAGCGCTCCGAGTACCCCGAATGCTTTCCACAGGAGCACAGCATCGCCTTCTCGCCGGAGTCCAAGCAGCTCGTCGTCGACTACGAGATCCCCGCGATGGACGACGCGATCCCAACGGTTGAGAAGTACCGCTACGTCAGGTCTAACGACGAAATCGTCGAGACCAAGCGCAGTGAGAAGACACGACAGGCCCTCTATGCTCAGGTGCTGGCGCAGACCGCCCTGCGCCTCCTACACGAAGCCTTCGCCTCGGACGAGGCTCGGGTGGTTGAGAGCGCGGTGGTAAGCGTGTTCGTCTCGACGATTGATCGCGCGACGGGTCGACCGATCCGCCCCTGTCTCGTCTCCGTGCGAGTGTCGGCCGAGCAGTTCGCCCAGATTAACCTCGACCGCGTCGAGCCAACCACTTGCTTGAAACAGCTCCGAGCCCACGTCTCGGGCCACCCTTCCGATCTCGTGGCGGTGAAGCCGATCGTCGACATCAACATGGTCGATCACCGCTTCATCCAAGAAGCGGACGTGCTCTCGACCCTCGACAGTCGGCCCAACCTGATGGAGTTGACGCCCGGCGAATTCGAGTCCCTGATCACAAATCTATTCGAGCGCATGGGGCTCGAAGCGCGGCTGACGCAGGCGTCACGCGACGGTGGCGTCGACTGTGTAGCCTTCGACCAGCGCCCCATCTTCGGCGGCAAGGTTGTGATCCAGGCCAAACGCTACAAGCACACGGTCGGGGTCAGCGCCGTCAGGGACCTCTATGGCACCGTAATGAACGAAGGCGCCTCGAAAGGCATCCTCGTGAGCACGAGCGGCTACGGCAAGGCGGCATTCGAGTTCGCCAACGGCAAGCCACTTGAGCTGATCAGTGGAGCGAACCTACTCTCACTCCTTTCGGAGCACGCCGGCATCGAAGCAAAGATCCAGGCTCCGGAGGGGTGGATTGATGCCGCCGTCGAGTAGGCAGCTCGTTGCTGACCGCCAGCATC harbors:
- a CDS encoding helix-turn-helix domain-containing protein, giving the protein MFADEIRRAIEAASRITLPQVTAQLWRAFGDGHITEAEAERLSALIEARTLTGKPARFGQPPSPAEPQPVEAGDTPQVLPGSARRSVGSRPRTDASMERRRRWAASGRLPPGLAARFTLAEQAVLALVAAESTRRGDCRLAVGHLAAIVGVAETTVRNAIREAGKLGLVTVEERRITGFRNDTNIVRIVAPEWTAWLRLARKTHPAHLPQQVAGAEGGGCKSPKRTHTQVLNPLDSRITQPSKGCRRAAGDLDRAAPSRIRQGGGKARAMR
- a CDS encoding type II toxin-antitoxin system RelE/ParE family toxin, yielding MSDYTLTWKAEADLFDIAVHGYRQFGVHQAEAYAAGLERAFQLLADNPGMGRKADAIRPGVHRHEHASHVILYEVVTGGVLILAIIHGRSVRRFAL
- a CDS encoding type II toxin-antitoxin system ParD family antitoxin, with the translated sequence MATMTISLPDPMKEWIEAQIKQGDYASTSDYVRDLVRRDRERRARPELTLEDLRQIVDDARASGPSGRKVPEILARAKKHAQAAQPLDE
- a CDS encoding ParA family protein, producing the protein MRTLALVSQKGGAGKTTLALHLAVAAHRAGLQVAIADLDPQSSAWKWSERRKDHPEAVVTSAEQLDHVKAQAAGGGLDLLLIDSAPHADRPALVACKAADLILIPCRASILDIDAIGQTHDLTTIARKPSWVVFNACNTSTEFDLEEARAGLRERDIPVYSGAIYQRVSYSRGFIPGRTAQEIEPAGRAASEIDELFRWTANLMGLPLPQTGVEAA
- a CDS encoding ribbon-helix-helix domain-containing protein → MNAAPRFSLRAAVTDSVSTGRRDEPPAAIEPEPAAEPVQTEVSPRRATKNTKDTKTPRPATRQGARGITVWVEPEIYRMIKLVGLDADMTTQDVMMEAINDLLVKKGKGRIVKTR
- a CDS encoding restriction endonuclease, producing MARSFISTLNKMAREADRARRNQERAEARYARAAAQEARLQERAAAQTARQLDKLERQAYLEARHEEAQSENDLLAHQIEELNGILRAALSTDLTVDFDALLKHVSDRDLDSDLSLRLTPVPPLDTLLPAPLGFFGRLIPGARTRHRRLSEQAQTSHEALLADLDAVRQRRATALADLQAKAERHNTEITALRDAYQAGDAEAVVSYFEAVFQRSEYPECFPQEHSIAFSPESKQLVVDYEIPAMDDAIPTVEKYRYVRSNDEIVETKRSEKTRQALYAQVLAQTALRLLHEAFASDEARVVESAVVSVFVSTIDRATGRPIRPCLVSVRVSAEQFAQINLDRVEPTTCLKQLRAHVSGHPSDLVAVKPIVDINMVDHRFIQEADVLSTLDSRPNLMELTPGEFESLITNLFERMGLEARLTQASRDGGVDCVAFDQRPIFGGKVVIQAKRYKHTVGVSAVRDLYGTVMNEGASKGILVSTSGYGKAAFEFANGKPLELISGANLLSLLSEHAGIEAKIQAPEGWIDAAVE